A stretch of Brevundimonas naejangsanensis DNA encodes these proteins:
- a CDS encoding class I SAM-dependent methyltransferase, whose translation MTQTLKDRLVREIVLTGPMTVADYVTRCLHDPKGGYYATRPALGEGGDFITAPLISQMFGELIGLWAIETWSRLGAPQRVRLVEVGPGDGTLMSDVLRAARLVPAFLQAVDLILIEPSAPLRAEQARRLAEADVHPRWLSALHQVETDAPVILIANEVLDCLPARQFMKTEGGWAERRIGVTDDNELTFGLTAIADGFETPGFEVEPGQIIEISEQQAAFGRDLATLIRAASGAALLIDYGRGKPEAGDTLQALRRHRKVDPLETPGDADLTQWADFPLVLEAAVRSGADVTGCVGQGDFLKALGIEARAQRLMQGRPEAAPVIQRQLDRLTAPDQMGDLFKAAAIFSPRSLALPGFEA comes from the coding sequence GTGACGCAGACGCTCAAGGACCGGCTGGTCCGCGAGATCGTGCTGACCGGGCCGATGACGGTGGCGGACTACGTCACCCGCTGCCTGCACGACCCCAAGGGCGGCTATTACGCCACGCGCCCGGCCTTGGGCGAAGGCGGCGATTTCATCACCGCCCCGCTGATCAGCCAGATGTTCGGCGAACTGATCGGCCTGTGGGCCATCGAGACCTGGAGCCGCCTCGGCGCGCCCCAGCGGGTGCGGCTGGTCGAGGTCGGGCCGGGCGACGGCACCCTGATGTCCGACGTGCTGCGCGCCGCGCGGCTGGTCCCGGCCTTCCTGCAGGCGGTCGACCTGATCCTAATCGAACCCAGCGCTCCCCTGCGCGCCGAACAGGCGCGGCGGCTGGCCGAGGCCGACGTCCACCCGCGCTGGCTCAGCGCCCTGCACCAGGTCGAGACCGACGCCCCGGTCATCCTGATCGCCAACGAAGTGCTGGACTGCCTGCCCGCCCGCCAGTTCATGAAGACCGAGGGCGGCTGGGCCGAGCGCCGCATCGGCGTGACCGACGATAACGAACTGACCTTCGGCCTGACCGCCATCGCCGACGGATTCGAGACGCCGGGCTTCGAGGTCGAGCCGGGCCAGATCATCGAGATTTCGGAACAGCAGGCCGCCTTCGGCCGCGACCTGGCGACGCTGATCCGCGCGGCCTCGGGCGCGGCCCTGCTGATCGACTACGGCCGCGGCAAGCCCGAGGCGGGCGATACCCTGCAGGCCCTGCGGCGGCACCGGAAGGTCGACCCGCTGGAGACGCCGGGCGACGCCGACCTGACGCAATGGGCCGACTTTCCCCTGGTACTGGAGGCGGCGGTGCGCAGCGGCGCCGACGTGACCGGCTGCGTCGGCCAGGGCGACTTCCTCAAGGCCCTGGGGATCGAAGCCCGCGCCCAGCGGTTGATGCAGGGACGCCCCGAGGCCGCCCCCGTCATCCAGCGCCAGCTGGACCGCCTGACCGCGCCGGACCAGATGGGCGACCTGTTCAAGGCGGCGGCGATCTTCTCGCCCCGCTCGCTGGCCCTGCCGGGATTTGAGGCATGA
- the pgeF gene encoding peptidoglycan editing factor PgeF — protein MSLNPITHPLLDKAGVRHGFFTREGGVSEGIYAGLNAGVGSSDDPARVAENRRRVAAWMGGSYDDLCGCYQVHSSVARVADRGWAGERPEGDAVVAGVKGPILTVLTADCAPVLFADAEAGVVGAAHAGWKGALGGVIHSTVAAMTALGARADRMVAVVGPCIAQASYEVGADYQERFAHHDPGSERFFAPGAAPDKRQFDLPGFVLWRLEQAGVGEAAWTGDDTRADAERFYSNRRAFLAGEPDFGRLVSAITLT, from the coding sequence ATGAGTTTGAACCCCATCACCCACCCCCTTCTGGACAAGGCCGGGGTGCGTCACGGCTTCTTCACCCGCGAGGGCGGGGTGTCCGAGGGCATCTACGCCGGACTGAACGCCGGCGTCGGCTCCAGCGACGATCCGGCCCGGGTCGCCGAGAACCGCCGCCGCGTCGCCGCCTGGATGGGCGGCTCCTACGACGATCTGTGCGGCTGCTATCAGGTCCATTCCTCCGTCGCCCGCGTCGCTGACCGCGGCTGGGCGGGCGAGCGCCCCGAGGGCGACGCCGTGGTCGCGGGGGTGAAAGGGCCGATCCTGACCGTCCTGACCGCCGACTGCGCGCCTGTCCTGTTCGCCGACGCTGAGGCGGGCGTGGTCGGCGCGGCCCACGCGGGCTGGAAGGGCGCCCTGGGCGGCGTCATCCACTCGACGGTCGCGGCCATGACGGCCCTGGGCGCGCGGGCCGACCGCATGGTCGCCGTGGTCGGCCCCTGCATCGCCCAAGCCTCCTATGAGGTCGGCGCCGACTACCAGGAGCGCTTCGCCCACCACGACCCCGGCAGCGAACGCTTCTTCGCTCCCGGCGCGGCGCCCGACAAGCGCCAGTTCGACCTGCCCGGCTTCGTGCTGTGGCGGCTGGAGCAGGCCGGCGTCGGCGAGGCCGCCTGGACCGGCGACGACACGCGCGCGGACGCAGAGCGCTTCTACTCGAACAGACGCGCCTTCCTGGCGGGCGAGCCGGATTTCGGGCGATTGGTTTCGGCGATCACCCTGACCTGA
- a CDS encoding accessory factor UbiK family protein, which yields MQTRNPLLDEFAKLTTGAMGLAQAAGEEAKAAWRAQADRFVAEMDLVRRDEFDVLKDEIAALRAEIAALKAAKGSSTDAASTPDSAG from the coding sequence ATGCAGACGCGCAACCCCCTGCTTGATGAGTTCGCCAAGCTGACCACCGGCGCCATGGGCCTGGCCCAGGCGGCGGGTGAAGAGGCCAAGGCCGCCTGGCGCGCCCAGGCCGACCGCTTCGTGGCCGAGATGGACCTGGTGCGCCGCGACGAGTTCGACGTGCTCAAGGACGAGATCGCCGCCCTGCGCGCCGAGATCGCGGCGCTGAAGGCCGCCAAGGGATCGTCCACAGACGCCGCCTCGACCCCGGATTCAGCCGGTTGA
- the ftsZ gene encoding cell division protein FtsZ, whose protein sequence is MSLSLVKPEATELKPRIVVFGVGGAGGNAVNNMIDSGLEGVEFVVANTDAQHLSFAKTDRRIQLGETITQGLGAGAHPEVGMNAAEESADEIHAHLEGAHMVFITCGMGGGTGTGAAPVIAKCARDRGILTVGVVTKPFTFEGRHRMRLADAGVAELQRYVDTLIVIPNQNLFRVANERTTFSDAFGMADQVLHSGVRSITDLMILPGLINLDFADVRAVMSEMGKAMMGTGEATGDDRALLAAQNAIANPLLDETSLKGAKAVLVNITGGMDMTLLEVDEAANAIAGEVDGDANIIFGAAFDPALDGKIRVSVVATGMDEGVIQQIEPQGQAFSRSGGLSAAAPRQPEVRIEPVREPAPAPAPAYETPAARAPEPKIEAKPEPVIHDAPRNLEPIVDPWVEEYEQGAVRAQPAASEQGDLYFDRAPQRQQPAPQPAQRPAARHEEPAEEAFYDERDHRRSGWSLFGRKRQQPQQQQPSYAPPPSSNRTTQQLRQTQSVQPQHQDPQLGQVEDDDLEIPSFLRRLAN, encoded by the coding sequence ATGTCTCTCTCGCTGGTGAAGCCGGAAGCCACGGAACTGAAGCCTCGCATCGTCGTCTTCGGCGTCGGTGGAGCGGGCGGCAACGCCGTCAACAACATGATCGACTCGGGCCTCGAAGGCGTGGAGTTCGTGGTCGCCAACACTGACGCCCAGCACCTGAGCTTCGCCAAGACCGACCGTCGCATCCAACTGGGCGAGACCATCACCCAGGGCCTGGGCGCGGGCGCCCACCCCGAGGTCGGCATGAACGCCGCCGAGGAGAGCGCCGACGAGATCCACGCGCACCTGGAAGGCGCGCACATGGTCTTCATCACCTGCGGCATGGGCGGCGGCACCGGCACCGGCGCGGCGCCGGTCATCGCCAAATGCGCACGCGACCGCGGCATCCTGACCGTCGGCGTGGTGACCAAGCCCTTCACCTTCGAAGGCCGTCACCGGATGCGCCTGGCCGACGCCGGCGTGGCCGAGCTGCAGCGCTACGTCGACACCCTGATCGTCATTCCGAACCAGAACCTGTTCCGGGTCGCCAACGAGCGCACCACCTTCTCCGACGCCTTCGGTATGGCCGACCAGGTCCTGCACTCGGGCGTGCGCTCGATCACCGACCTGATGATCCTGCCGGGCCTGATCAACCTCGACTTCGCCGACGTCCGCGCCGTGATGAGCGAGATGGGCAAGGCCATGATGGGCACGGGCGAGGCCACGGGCGACGACCGCGCCCTGCTGGCGGCCCAGAACGCCATCGCCAACCCCCTGCTGGACGAGACCAGCCTGAAGGGCGCCAAGGCCGTGCTGGTGAACATCACCGGCGGCATGGACATGACCCTGCTGGAAGTCGACGAGGCCGCCAACGCCATCGCCGGTGAAGTGGACGGCGACGCCAACATCATCTTCGGCGCCGCCTTCGACCCGGCCCTGGACGGCAAGATCCGCGTCTCCGTCGTCGCCACCGGCATGGACGAAGGCGTCATCCAGCAGATCGAGCCGCAGGGCCAGGCCTTCAGCCGCTCGGGCGGTCTGTCGGCCGCCGCGCCGCGTCAGCCGGAAGTCCGTATCGAGCCGGTGCGCGAGCCCGCTCCGGCGCCGGCTCCGGCCTATGAGACCCCGGCCGCCCGCGCGCCCGAGCCCAAGATCGAGGCCAAGCCCGAGCCGGTCATCCACGACGCGCCCCGCAATCTGGAGCCGATCGTCGATCCGTGGGTCGAGGAATACGAGCAGGGCGCCGTCCGCGCCCAGCCCGCCGCCTCGGAGCAGGGCGACCTCTATTTCGACCGCGCTCCGCAGCGCCAGCAGCCGGCGCCGCAACCGGCCCAGCGCCCTGCCGCCCGTCACGAAGAGCCCGCCGAGGAAGCCTTCTACGACGAGCGCGACCACCGTCGCAGCGGCTGGAGCCTGTTCGGCCGCAAGCGCCAGCAGCCGCAGCAGCAGCAGCCCTCCTACGCGCCGCCGCCGTCGTCGAACCGCACGACCCAGCAACTGCGCCAGACCCAATCGGTCCAGCCGCAGCATCAGGACCCGCAACTGGGCCAGGTCGAGGATGACGACCTGGAGATCCCGTCCTTCCTGCGTCGCCTGGCCAACTGA
- the lpxC gene encoding UDP-3-O-acyl-N-acetylglucosamine deacetylase codes for MTVRNDQYEQTIVAPAICAGVGVHTGRRVRLVVRPAAPGHGIVFVRTDVTDRDNRIPVSGEAVVDARLNTMIENAAGVRLSTIEHLMAALAALGVSNAVIEVDGPELPILDGSALPFVQLLDRAGFRRQEAPQTYIEILKPIRVKEGDKSAVLLPCDRYEMRFEIDFPTPVIGNQVVDFVVDEATFRAEIMAARTFGFAHEVEALRQAGLARGGSLENAVVIDGDQILNPGGLRMEREFVRHKALDAIGDLYVLGAPLLGRYEGVKAGHALNNKLVRALLAQPDAWRETIRVPDMAMAG; via the coding sequence GTGACGGTCCGCAACGACCAGTACGAACAGACCATCGTCGCCCCGGCCATCTGCGCCGGCGTCGGCGTGCACACCGGCCGCCGTGTGCGTCTGGTCGTGCGCCCGGCCGCGCCCGGCCACGGCATCGTCTTCGTGCGCACCGACGTGACCGACCGCGACAATCGCATCCCCGTCTCGGGCGAGGCGGTCGTGGACGCGCGCCTGAACACCATGATCGAGAACGCGGCGGGCGTGCGCCTGTCGACGATCGAGCATCTGATGGCCGCCCTGGCGGCCCTGGGCGTCTCCAACGCCGTGATCGAGGTGGACGGGCCGGAACTGCCGATCCTGGACGGTTCGGCCCTGCCGTTCGTTCAACTTCTGGACCGCGCGGGCTTCCGCCGCCAGGAAGCGCCCCAGACCTATATCGAGATCCTCAAGCCGATCCGGGTGAAGGAGGGCGACAAGTCCGCCGTCCTGCTGCCTTGCGATCGCTACGAGATGCGGTTCGAGATCGACTTCCCCACGCCGGTCATCGGCAATCAGGTGGTGGATTTCGTCGTGGACGAGGCGACCTTCCGCGCCGAGATCATGGCCGCCCGCACCTTCGGCTTCGCCCATGAGGTCGAGGCTCTGCGTCAGGCCGGTTTGGCCCGCGGCGGCAGCCTGGAGAACGCCGTGGTCATCGACGGCGACCAGATCCTGAACCCCGGCGGCCTGCGCATGGAGCGCGAGTTCGTGCGCCACAAGGCCCTGGACGCCATCGGCGACCTGTACGTCCTCGGCGCGCCCCTGCTGGGCCGCTATGAAGGCGTCAAGGCGGGCCACGCCCTGAACAACAAGCTGGTCCGCGCCCTGCTGGCCCAGCCCGACGCCTGGCGCGAAACGATCCGCGTCCCCGACATGGCGATGGCGGGCTGA
- the lgt gene encoding prolipoprotein diacylglyceryl transferase, giving the protein MPFPEFDPILIHIGPLPIRWYALAYVAGIVLGWWYASRLAKTEHLWAPGKPPVTGPQLDDLVLWITLGVILGGRFGYALFYKPSMFTQLFTGDSWGQRLELLQLWTGGMSFHGGFLGVVIALALYANRQKINPLSLGDLIAPVAPLGLFFGRIANFINGELWGRETTVPWAIRFCNERIQQMYGFCPAGNEPRHPSQLYEAGLEGLLLFIVLSLAVWKWKMFKRPGFVTGLFLLGYGVSRAALENVRQPDIGMENLPLGLTMGMILSIPMMLAGAWLIWRALKKPEAAASAD; this is encoded by the coding sequence GTGCCCTTTCCCGAATTCGATCCCATCCTGATCCACATCGGCCCCCTGCCCATCCGCTGGTACGCCCTGGCCTATGTGGCCGGCATCGTGCTGGGCTGGTGGTATGCCTCGCGCCTGGCCAAGACGGAGCACCTGTGGGCGCCCGGCAAGCCCCCGGTCACGGGACCGCAGCTGGATGACCTGGTGTTGTGGATCACGCTCGGCGTCATCCTGGGCGGCCGCTTCGGCTACGCCCTCTTCTACAAGCCGTCGATGTTCACCCAGCTGTTCACGGGCGACAGTTGGGGCCAGCGGCTGGAGCTGCTGCAGCTGTGGACCGGCGGCATGAGCTTCCACGGCGGCTTCCTGGGCGTGGTCATCGCCCTGGCCCTCTACGCCAACCGCCAGAAGATCAATCCGCTGAGCCTGGGCGACCTGATCGCCCCCGTCGCCCCGCTGGGCCTGTTCTTCGGCCGCATCGCCAACTTCATCAACGGTGAGCTGTGGGGCCGCGAGACGACGGTTCCCTGGGCCATCCGCTTCTGCAACGAGCGCATTCAGCAGATGTACGGCTTCTGCCCCGCCGGCAACGAGCCGCGCCATCCCAGCCAGCTGTATGAGGCAGGCCTGGAGGGCCTGCTGCTGTTCATCGTCCTGTCGCTGGCGGTGTGGAAGTGGAAGATGTTCAAACGCCCCGGCTTCGTCACCGGCCTGTTCCTGCTGGGCTACGGCGTCAGCCGCGCCGCCCTGGAGAACGTGCGCCAGCCCGACATCGGCATGGAGAACCTGCCGCTGGGCCTGACCATGGGCATGATCCTGTCGATCCCGATGATGCTGGCGGGCGCCTGGCTGATCTGGCGGGCGCTGAAGAAGCCGGAAGCGGCCGCGTCGGCGGATTGA